In one window of Caenimonas aquaedulcis DNA:
- a CDS encoding RluA family pseudouridine synthase — protein sequence MTDTSAVTEDFADAGPDVEARAFVIDAAHHGGRLDRALADFAPEFSRSYLQQLIEAGAVTIGQERASRSSRKVKAGEAGTLELRPTPQSQAFRPEAMPLDVVHEDEHLLVVNKPPGLVVHPAPGNWSGTLLNGLLARDPGAAMLPRAGIVHRLDKDTSGLMVVARTRVAMDALVRMIAAREVSREYAALAHRPWSGGATRHVDAPIGRDPRNRLRMAVVEGGKPASTTFRLLQDAEAGCWVHATLGTGRTHQIRVHMAHIGHALVADEVYGGAPAAGMARQALHAWRLAFAHPVTGVPLDFRAELPDDLCGALAAWGLRYNRLEWLTSHAPG from the coding sequence ATGACCGACACCAGCGCGGTCACTGAAGACTTCGCCGACGCGGGACCCGACGTCGAAGCGCGGGCGTTCGTCATCGACGCGGCGCATCACGGCGGTCGGCTCGACCGCGCGCTCGCGGACTTCGCACCCGAGTTTTCGCGGAGCTACCTGCAGCAATTGATCGAGGCGGGCGCCGTCACGATCGGGCAGGAGCGCGCTTCGCGTTCCTCCCGCAAGGTGAAGGCGGGAGAGGCAGGCACGCTCGAGCTGCGTCCGACGCCGCAGAGCCAGGCTTTCCGGCCGGAGGCCATGCCGCTGGACGTCGTGCACGAGGACGAGCACCTGCTCGTGGTGAACAAGCCGCCGGGCCTCGTCGTGCATCCCGCGCCCGGCAACTGGAGCGGCACCTTGCTCAACGGATTGCTGGCCCGCGACCCGGGTGCCGCGATGCTGCCGCGCGCCGGCATCGTTCATCGCCTGGACAAGGACACGTCGGGTCTCATGGTGGTCGCGCGCACGCGGGTCGCAATGGATGCGCTGGTGCGCATGATCGCGGCGCGCGAGGTCTCGCGCGAATACGCCGCCCTCGCGCACCGGCCCTGGAGCGGCGGCGCCACCCGCCATGTGGATGCGCCGATCGGGCGCGATCCCCGCAACCGTTTGCGCATGGCCGTCGTCGAAGGCGGCAAGCCCGCGTCCACCACCTTTCGCCTGCTGCAGGATGCCGAGGCGGGCTGCTGGGTTCACGCGACATTGGGCACGGGCCGCACGCACCAGATCCGCGTGCACATGGCCCACATCGGCCACGCGCTGGTGGCCGACGAGGTCTACGGCGGCGCGCCAGCGGCGGGGATGGCGCGTCAGGCGCTGCACGCCTGGCGGCTCGCATTCGCGCATCCCGTCACGGGGGTGCCGCTGGATTTCCGCGCGGAGTTGCCCGACGACCTGTGCGGGGCGCTCGCGGCCTGGGGCCTGCGCTACAATCGCCTCGAATGGCTCACGAGCCACGCCCCCGGCTAG
- a CDS encoding outer membrane protein assembly factor BamD produces MLRGKLSVVHAAALCITALLAACSSTSDDKTENWSPNKLYSEARDEANNGAYDKAVPLFEKLEGRAAGTPLAQQAQLEKAYAQYKSNDQASALATLDRFMKLHPASPAIDYALYLKGIVNFNDNLGAFNFLARQDLSERDQKAAKESFESFKELVTRFPDSRYAPDSRARMTYIVNSLAQYEVHVARYYYSRGAYVAAINRAQSAVTDYKEVPAIEEALFILMRSYDELGMTSLRDDTRRVMERSFPKSEYLTRGFKSRQDPWWKFW; encoded by the coding sequence ATGCTCCGAGGCAAATTATCGGTCGTCCACGCGGCGGCCCTCTGCATCACCGCACTGCTGGCAGCGTGTTCATCGACCTCCGACGACAAGACGGAAAACTGGAGCCCCAACAAGCTCTACTCCGAAGCGCGCGACGAGGCGAACAACGGCGCCTACGACAAGGCCGTCCCGCTGTTCGAAAAGCTCGAAGGCCGCGCGGCCGGCACGCCGCTGGCCCAGCAGGCTCAGCTCGAAAAAGCTTACGCGCAATACAAGAGCAACGACCAGGCGTCGGCGCTCGCCACGCTCGACCGCTTCATGAAGCTGCATCCGGCCAGCCCGGCGATCGACTACGCCCTGTACCTGAAGGGCATCGTCAACTTCAACGACAACCTCGGCGCCTTCAATTTCCTCGCGCGGCAGGACCTGTCGGAGCGCGACCAGAAAGCAGCCAAGGAATCGTTCGAGTCCTTCAAGGAACTCGTGACGCGCTTCCCGGATTCGCGCTACGCGCCGGATTCGCGCGCGCGCATGACCTACATCGTCAACTCGCTCGCACAGTATGAAGTGCACGTCGCGCGCTACTACTACAGCCGCGGCGCCTACGTGGCCGCGATCAACCGGGCGCAAAGCGCGGTCACCGACTACAAGGAAGTCCCTGCCATCGAGGAAGCGCTCTTCATCCTCATGCGCTCGTACGACGAGCTCGGCATGACGTCCCTGCGGGACGACACGCGCCGCGTGATGGAGCGAAGCTTTCCGAAGAGCGAATACCTGACCCGGGGCTTCAAGTCCAGGCAGGATCCGTGGTGGAAATTCTGGTAG
- a CDS encoding pseudouridine synthase has translation MNEPLPGGPAPSADDMREEDDSRDREDELWDEADDDGEGEARGEGSAEPSEPTVPISFQDVISGQFDKEVESPDVTLPKRVLLPQAETPKLHKVLAQAGLGSRLEMEQLIMEGRISVNNEPAHIGQRIQFGDQVKVNGKPIRFRIAPPPARVIAYHKPVGEVVTHDDPQNRPTVFRKLPRLVQGKWQSVGRLDLNTEGLLLFTSSGELANKLMHPRFGLEREYAVRVLGALSNEEKQRLLDGVELEDGRAQFGSIEDGGGEGANTWYRVTISEGRNREVRRLFEALGHAVSRLIRIRYGAMLLPRGLKRGAFMELDEHDIRALLHAAGAGESRRAPQGEGGDGERGDGAKGGRNRRRGNRNGGPRGNNRDGGGQGRGQGQPFQGAGGGGGQGQQRRKDRGGDRQGGGAAQPDPMKTSFGYIGADSFTRQRQGGGQGPGGPRRGGGGGGGGGGGGGQRRGGGGRGR, from the coding sequence ATGAACGAACCCCTGCCGGGCGGTCCCGCCCCCTCTGCCGACGACATGCGTGAGGAGGACGATTCGCGCGACCGGGAAGACGAACTCTGGGACGAGGCCGATGACGACGGCGAGGGCGAGGCGCGCGGCGAAGGTTCCGCCGAGCCGTCCGAACCCACCGTGCCGATCAGCTTCCAGGACGTCATCTCCGGCCAGTTCGACAAGGAAGTCGAAAGTCCGGACGTCACCCTGCCCAAGCGCGTCCTGCTGCCGCAGGCCGAAACGCCCAAGCTTCACAAGGTGCTCGCGCAGGCGGGACTGGGGTCCCGCCTCGAGATGGAACAGCTCATCATGGAAGGGCGCATCTCGGTCAACAACGAGCCCGCTCACATCGGGCAGCGCATCCAGTTCGGCGACCAGGTCAAGGTCAACGGCAAGCCCATCCGTTTTCGCATCGCACCGCCGCCGGCGCGCGTCATCGCATACCACAAGCCGGTGGGCGAGGTGGTCACGCATGACGACCCGCAGAACCGCCCGACCGTCTTTCGCAAGCTGCCCCGCCTGGTGCAGGGCAAATGGCAATCCGTGGGCCGGCTCGACCTGAATACCGAAGGCCTGCTGCTCTTCACGAGCTCCGGGGAGCTCGCCAACAAGCTGATGCACCCGCGCTTCGGCCTCGAGCGTGAGTACGCCGTGCGCGTGCTGGGCGCGCTCAGCAACGAAGAGAAGCAGCGCCTGCTCGACGGGGTCGAGCTCGAGGACGGCCGGGCGCAGTTCGGCTCCATCGAGGACGGCGGCGGCGAAGGTGCGAACACCTGGTACCGCGTCACGATTTCGGAAGGGCGCAATCGCGAGGTGCGGCGCCTCTTCGAAGCGCTGGGCCATGCGGTGAGCCGCCTCATCCGTATCCGCTATGGCGCGATGCTTCTGCCGCGGGGCCTCAAGCGCGGCGCGTTCATGGAGCTCGACGAACACGACATTCGCGCCTTGCTGCATGCCGCTGGCGCGGGCGAATCCCGTCGCGCGCCGCAAGGCGAAGGCGGGGACGGCGAGCGGGGCGACGGCGCAAAGGGAGGACGGAACCGGCGCCGCGGCAACCGTAACGGCGGCCCCCGCGGGAATAATCGCGACGGTGGTGGGCAAGGGCGAGGCCAGGGCCAGCCATTCCAGGGCGCGGGCGGCGGTGGCGGGCAAGGGCAGCAACGCCGCAAGGACCGCGGAGGCGACCGCCAGGGCGGCGGGGCGGCCCAGCCGGACCCGATGAAGACGTCTTTCGGTTACATCGGCGCCGACAGCTTCACCCGGCAGCGCCAGGGAGGCGGGCAGGGCCCCGGCGGCCCGCGGCGTGGAGGCGGCGGCGGGGGCGGCGGTGGGGGCGGGGGCGGCCAGCGCCGGGGCGGCGGGGGCCGGGGCCGTTGA
- the scpB gene encoding SMC-Scp complex subunit ScpB → MNTTDAKRVLETALICSQQPMPVRELRVLFDDELAADTIKALLADLQNDWAQRGVELVHVASGWRFQSRPQMREYLDRLHPEKPPKYTRAVLETLAIIAYRQPVTRGDMEDIRGVTINALILKQLEDRGWIEVIGHRETVGRPALFATTRQFLDDLGIESLDQLPVLDGPAQQANLLASLAMDGEAELALQAPTESAPEVPTGEAVEAPQAPEAESLEAPNTGQAGDGAADDTPEAVES, encoded by the coding sequence ATGAATACGACGGATGCGAAGCGCGTCCTCGAAACCGCCCTGATTTGCTCGCAGCAGCCGATGCCGGTTCGCGAGTTGCGTGTCCTGTTCGACGACGAACTCGCCGCCGACACCATCAAGGCGTTACTCGCGGACCTCCAAAACGACTGGGCGCAGCGCGGCGTGGAGCTCGTGCATGTCGCCAGCGGCTGGCGCTTCCAGAGCCGCCCGCAGATGCGCGAATACCTGGACCGGCTGCACCCGGAAAAGCCCCCCAAGTACACGCGCGCCGTGCTCGAGACGTTGGCGATCATCGCGTACCGGCAGCCCGTGACGCGCGGCGACATGGAAGACATCCGCGGCGTGACCATCAACGCGCTGATCCTCAAGCAGCTCGAGGATCGCGGCTGGATCGAGGTCATCGGGCACCGCGAAACCGTCGGGCGGCCCGCGCTCTTCGCGACCACCCGGCAATTCCTGGACGACCTCGGCATCGAATCGCTGGACCAGTTGCCGGTCCTCGACGGCCCCGCGCAGCAGGCGAACCTGCTCGCGTCGCTGGCGATGGACGGCGAAGCCGAACTCGCGCTGCAAGCCCCCACCGAATCGGCGCCCGAAGTCCCGACCGGAGAGGCCGTCGAGGCCCCCCAGGCCCCCGAGGCCGAATCCCTTGAGGCCCCGAATACGGGGCAGGCCGGCGATGGCGCCGCCGATGACACGCCCGAAGCCGTCGAAAGTTGA
- the ndk gene encoding nucleoside-diphosphate kinase produces the protein MAIERTLSIIKPDAVAKNVIGQILARFEAAGLKIIAARMAHLSRGEAEQFYAVHKERPFFKDLVEFMISGPVMIQVLEGEGAILKNRDLMGATDPKKAAAGTIRADFADSIDANAVHGSDAPETAKGEVAFFFPGMNVYSR, from the coding sequence ATGGCCATCGAACGCACCCTCTCCATCATCAAGCCCGACGCCGTGGCGAAAAACGTCATCGGCCAGATCCTCGCGCGTTTCGAGGCCGCCGGCCTGAAGATCATCGCCGCCCGCATGGCGCACCTGTCGCGTGGCGAAGCCGAGCAGTTCTACGCCGTGCACAAGGAGCGTCCCTTCTTCAAGGACCTGGTGGAGTTCATGATTTCCGGCCCCGTGATGATCCAGGTGCTGGAAGGCGAGGGCGCCATCCTGAAGAACCGCGACCTGATGGGCGCGACCGACCCGAAGAAGGCCGCCGCGGGGACCATCCGCGCGGACTTCGCCGACAGCATCGATGCCAACGCGGTGCACGGCTCCGACGCGCCCGAAACCGCCAAGGGCGAGGTCGCGTTCTTCTTCCCCGGCATGAACGTGTATTCCCGCTAA